The Mesorhizobium sp. M3A.F.Ca.ET.080.04.2.1 genome contains the following window.
CCGGCCAGGCCGCCACGACCGATATCCAGGAACATCCCAGCAAGCCGGTCGGCGTGACCGACACCGTGCTTTCCGCAATCGATTTGAGCAGCAAGGGCGAGGCCTGGAAAGGCAACATGCTGCGCCTTCGCAAGCTCGTCGTTCAGCCCGGCGGCGTCGTGCCGTGGCATGAGCACAATGTCCGCCCGGCAAACATCCTGGTCGTCGAGGGCTCGATCACCGAATATCGCAGCACCTGCAAGGTCGGCATCGAACATCCGGCCGGCGACGCGACGGCCGAATTCGGCCAGCTCGCCCACTGGTGGAAGAACAACGGCAAGGTTCCGGCCGTCCTCTATTCGGCCGACGTCCTGCCGCCGGCGATGCATGAAGACCACATGATGTGAG
Protein-coding sequences here:
- a CDS encoding cupin — translated: MASKTIALRVPLKLALTLGLLTATAAFSAAPAFAGDCPAGQAATTDIQEHPSKPVGVTDTVLSAIDLSSKGEAWKGNMLRLRKLVVQPGGVVPWHEHNVRPANILVVEGSITEYRSTCKVGIEHPAGDATAEFGQLAHWWKNNGKVPAVLYSADVLPPAMHEDHMM